From Acetobacter sp.:
GGCCGCTCGACCGGTTCGGCGACCCTGACGATGCCTGCAAGCCCTGTGCAGCCCGTGACGGTCAGGGTGCAGGCCCGCACGGTTGACCTCAGTCCTCTGGTGGAAGGCGCGCCCGAGAAGGTCGAGCCGGCCAAACCGGCGACGACCCTGCATGTGCCGCAGGCTGCCAGCGGACGTGTCCAGGGGCCTCCGGGCCGACCCTGGCTGATCGATGTGACGGCGGACCAGCTTTATTATCGTCATGACCGCACGCTTGGCGGCGTGAAGGCCGTCATCGACCATAACGGCGTGCGCGTGGACAGAATGACGTTGTCCATCACGGAGCCCACGGCTGCGAAGGCCGAGATTCTGCCGCTCGGCAACAGTCGCCGGATGACGGTGGATGTGTCCGATTTCGGTGCGCTGCTGAGCCGTCTGGCGGTCACGGACATGATTGTGGGGGGGCGTGCGAAGTTTGAAGGCAGATTCGATGACACCAAGGCGACCGCGCCCTTCAGCGGCAATCTGAAACTCTCTCCCTTCACGATCCAGCACGCGCCGGGAGCGTTGCTGGTGGCGCGCAGCCTGTCGATCTATGGCTGGCTCAATTCGAAAGACACATCCAGATTCGAGGTGACGCGCTTCGAGATGCCGGTGACGTTCGCGGATGGCGTGATGCATATCCATGACGGTCGCGCCGGAAACGGGGCGCTCGGGGCTACGCTGGAAGGACCGGTCTATCTCGACAAGGGAACGCTCGACCTGTCAGGCACGATCGTCCCGGCTTTCGCGATCAACACCATTCCCGGCAAGATTCCGGCTCTTGGAAAGCTGTTGTCGCCGGAGAAAGGCGGGGGGCTGCTGGCCGTAAAATTCACGCTGGATGGCAGAATTGACAAGCCCGATTTCGGTGTCAGCCCGCTGACCATCCTGCTGCCCGGCGTGCTGAGAAACCTGTTCTAGGAAGAGGTTTCTTCGACAGGGAATTTTTGGTGCAGCTTTTTTCAAAAAAACGACACCCAGAAATTTTCCCTGATTTTTCTCGATGAGTGCGGAGGGGGAAACCGTCTTCCGTGATACCTTCTCTGGCTTCTTTTCCGTGTGGTCCTCTTTGCCCTGCGGGGCGGGCGGCCCTATATGGTCCACAAGGTAATGATAGCGTTGCGGGCACAACAGGCACGCCGGTTCGCATGCAGGAGAAGGAGCAGGTCATGTCGGAAACACAGGACAGGTCGAAGGATCAGGTGCCGGTCACGGTGCTGACGGGCTTTCTCGGCGCGGGGAAGACCACTCTGCTCAACCATATTCTCACGGCGGAACATGGCCGGAAATATGCCGTCGTCATCAACGAGTTCGGAGAGCTCGGAGTTGATAATGATCTCGTCGTGGATGCCGACGAGGAAGTGTTCGAGATGAACAATGGCTGCATCTGCTGCACGGTGCGTGGCGATCTGATCCGTATTCTCGGCAGTCTGATGAAGCGTCGTGCGAAATTTGACGGGATCATCGTCGAGACCACAGGACTGGCCGATCCCGCGCCTGTCGCGCAGACCTTCTTTGTCGATGAAGAGGTAAGAGAGAAGACCCGTCTCGACGCCGTCGTGACCGTGGTGGACGCCTACAACGTGCTTCAGACGCTGGAAGAGAGCCCGGAAGCCGTGCATCAGATCGCTTTTGCGGATGTCATCATCCTCAACAAGACCGATCTTGTCGATGAGGCGAAGCTGACTGAAATCGAGACGAAGATTCGGCAGATCAATGCCTATGTGAAGATTCATCACGCCGTGCGCGGGAATGTTTCCCTGACGGATGTGCTTGATCAGGGCGGCTTCGATCTTCAGCGTGCACTGGAATACGCGCCGGATTTTCTGGAAAACACCGAGCATTCCCATGAAGAAGGCGTGACCAGCATGTCCTTCCCGGTCAGCGAGCCGATTGACGAGCCGCGTTTCCATGCGTGGATCAGCGCTCTATTGCAGGAGCAGGGAGCCGATATCCTCCGGTCGAAAGGAATTCTGAACTTCGCTGGACAGAACGACCGTTATGCGTTTCAGGCGGTTCACATGATGGCGGATGGAGATTTCATCGGTCCATGGAAAGAGGGCGAAAAGAAGGAATCCCGGCTGGTGTTCATCGGACGCAACCTGAATCGTCCGCGGCTGCGTCGTGGTTTTGAAAGCTGCCGGGCCTGAATGGTCTTTTCATACAGAAACTCATGAAAGGGACCATGATGAGCGACAAGGTGACACTCTCCGGAATTGTTGGGGAGCGGGGAGCGGAACGGACTGTCGAGGGGCATATCACCGCCTGCTGCGCGTCACGCGACAATAGCCGTTTCGCGTTCGCCACAGGGGAGGGCGATCTGCTGATCGTTCCGCGTGAAACGGTCCGCGATACGGCGACATGGGCCACGGTGCAGGCTCATGACGGGCCGGTTCTGGCGCTGTCTGCGGATGTGAGCGGTGCGGGCTTTCTGTCCGGTGGCGAGGACTGCCGCCTGAAGCGCACACTCGATGGCGCTTCCGAAGAACTGGGGAAGGTTCGTCGCTGGGTCGAGCATGTCGCCTGCTGGAGTGATGGCCGTAAAGGTACGATCGCTTTCTCTTCTGGCAAGGAGGTTCATCTTCGTGACGCTGACGGCACGACCGTCCTGCGCACGCTGGAACATCCCTCGACAGTTTCCGGCATCGTGTTTGACGCCAAAGGCAAGAGGATTGCCGCGTCCCACTATAATGGCGCGTCCATGTGGTTCGTGAATTCCAAAGACAGCACAGCGAAGGTTTACGAGTGGAAAGGCAGCCATATCGGCATTGCGATCCACCCCGCAGGTGAGGCGCTGATTACCGCCATGCAGGAGAATGACCTGCATGGCTGGCGTCTTTCCGATGGGCACAACATGCGCATGAGCGGCTATCCGACCAAGGTCCAGTCGCTGGCATTCACCCGAAATGGCAAATGGCTGGCGACCAGCGGAGCGGACAGCGTGATCCTGTGGCCGTTCTTCGGTGGCGGCCCGATGGGCAAGCCACCTTCCGAACTATCGGGAATTCCGGGTGTGCTGTGCACGCGGGTAGCGACACACCCTCAGCAGGACGTTGTTGTGGCGGGGTTTGCAGACGGCTCCGTGTTGAT
This genomic window contains:
- a CDS encoding CobW family GTP-binding protein, which translates into the protein MSETQDRSKDQVPVTVLTGFLGAGKTTLLNHILTAEHGRKYAVVINEFGELGVDNDLVVDADEEVFEMNNGCICCTVRGDLIRILGSLMKRRAKFDGIIVETTGLADPAPVAQTFFVDEEVREKTRLDAVVTVVDAYNVLQTLEESPEAVHQIAFADVIILNKTDLVDEAKLTEIETKIRQINAYVKIHHAVRGNVSLTDVLDQGGFDLQRALEYAPDFLENTEHSHEEGVTSMSFPVSEPIDEPRFHAWISALLQEQGADILRSKGILNFAGQNDRYAFQAVHMMADGDFIGPWKEGEKKESRLVFIGRNLNRPRLRRGFESCRA
- a CDS encoding WD40 repeat domain-containing protein, which produces MSDKVTLSGIVGERGAERTVEGHITACCASRDNSRFAFATGEGDLLIVPRETVRDTATWATVQAHDGPVLALSADVSGAGFLSGGEDCRLKRTLDGASEELGKVRRWVEHVACWSDGRKGTIAFSSGKEVHLRDADGTTVLRTLEHPSTVSGIVFDAKGKRIAASHYNGASMWFVNSKDSTAKVYEWKGSHIGIAIHPAGEALITAMQENDLHGWRLSDGHNMRMSGYPTKVQSLAFTRNGKWLATSGADSVILWPFFGGGPMGKPPSELSGIPGVLCTRVATHPQQDVVVAGFADGSVLMMDQSSERVLPVCSAGGGAVTALSFSADGCILGYGTEDGRIGVVDLTAPA